AAAATTCGGCACCGAACAGTTCTGACCAGTAGATTCTCGCTGCTATGCCCTCCCGGTTGTCGGCGTCGGCGCTCTTGACATTCATGTAGCAGGGTTTCAGTTTGTCTCCGTCATACCCCAGCTTCCGCAGCAAGGCAGCCTGGTTGCGGATTTTGGTCTCGACGATCTGTTTCCAAAGGCCCTTCTTCAGCGGTTCGGATGCAGCGATCTGCATCCGATAATGTTCACCTTGCGTTCTGTTTGAATCCAAATTCATCAACAAGGCGTTCGGCATTCGGTTCTCTCCGCACAGGATAACTGCCACGTTGTTGTCCGACAGCGCATTCAAGAGCGGCAGCGTGATGGAGGTCTGCTGGTCCTCCAGCACCACGAAGCCGATATCCTCGATCGGGATGCTTTTCCGTTGGTCGGGGGCCTCGCGCGTGTGGATGATCATCTGGCCGTTGCGCAGG
This Alistipes shahii WAL 8301 DNA region includes the following protein-coding sequences:
- the cas1 gene encoding type II CRISPR-associated endonuclease Cas1, yielding MLKRTLFFSTPYCLSLRNGQMIIHTREAPDQRKSIPIEDIGFVVLEDQQTSITLPLLNALSDNNVAVILCGENRMPNALLMNLDSNRTQGEHYRMQIAASEPLKKGLWKQIVETKIRNQAALLRKLGYDGDKLKPCYMNVKSADADNREGIAARIYWSELFGAEFYRSREGSPPNNLLNYGYTILRAAVARAIMGSGLFPAFGIFHRNRYNSFPLADDVMEPYRPYVDELVYQLYRNGNTQLTKKVKGELLRLLFVDTRFDKVVRPLEVGLMFSASSLAKCFAGTQKKIAYPLLE